A section of the Cottoperca gobio chromosome 17, fCotGob3.1, whole genome shotgun sequence genome encodes:
- the wdr47a gene encoding WD repeat-containing protein 47, with translation MTAEETINVKEVEIIKGILDFLNSRKLHISMLALEKESGVINGLYSDDMLFLRQLVLDGQWDEVLQFIQPLECMDKFDKKRFRYIILKQKFLEALCVNNAMSAEDEPQHLEFTMQEAVKCLHALEEFCPSKDDYSKLCLLLTLPRLTNHAEFKDWNPSTARVQCFDEACNMVADFIPADRKLSEAGFKASRDRLFQLLLKGVLYECCVEFCQSKATGEEITEGEVLLGVDMLCGNGCDDLDLSLLSWMQNLSHTVFSCAFEQKQLNIHVDRLVKPTKTGYADLLTPLISKLSPYPSSPMRRPQSADTYMSRSLNPALDGLSYGLSSQDKRASGGETAPGKGVSPMSHSFANFHYPGAGGQSLSRSLMMESSDCHSIFEESPETSRTDTPVDKMMSSGGAQNLRPASAPGEDAPSADSADRNELRESTEKYEEYYRQRFRVQQHLEQKQQQRQLYQQMLLEGGVLLEGGVQQEPPPSDMQHSLTEKFLNRSIQKLEELNVGMEDLGEEVKSLAQQCNGNGNTPASEDNNNPPPVTLEKTQEGGVLSSTPQRTVGGRLVPPPNESPVVSQSEQKEKEGQQDDSPGSLSRSKEGDQTKSLFVPVHTLEDTQAIRAVAFHPSGSLYAAGSNSKTLRVCAYPETLDTSGSSPPKQPVVRFKRNKHHKGSIYCVAWSHCGQLLATGSNDKYVKVLPFSAETCNATGPDLEFSMHDGTIRDLAFMEGPESGGAILISAGAGDCNIYTTDCQRGQGLHALSGHTGHILSLYTWGGWMIASGSQDKTVRFWDLRVPSCVRVVGTAFHGSGSPVASVAVDPSGRLLSTGQEDSACMLYDIRGGRIVQVYRPHSSDVRSVRFSPGAHYLLTGSYDTKVIVSNLQGDLTKPLPQTVVGEHGDKVIQCRWHTQDLSFLSSSADRTVTLWTHNP, from the exons ATGACAGCGGAGGAAACCATAAATGTGAAGGAGGTGGAGATCATTAAGGGGATCCTGGACTTTCTTAACTCCAGGAAGTTGCACATCAGCATGTTGGCCCTGGAGAAGGAGAGCGGCGTAATCAATGGGCTTTACTCGGACGACATGCTCTTCCTCAG GCAACTGGTCCTTGACGGCCAGTGGGACGAAGTCTTGCAGTTCATTCAGCCTTTGGAGTGCATGGAtaagtttgacaaaaaaag GTTTCGTTACATCATCCTCAAGCAGAAGTTTCTGGAGGCTCTGTGTGTGAATAACGCCATGTCAGCAGAAGATGAGCCACAGCAT ttGGAGTTCACCATGCAGGAAGCAGTCAAGTGTCTCCATGCCCTGGAAGAGTTCTGTCCCTCTAAAGATGACTACAGCAAACTGTGTCTGCTCCTCACACTGCCCCGCCTCACAAACCATGCTGAGTTCAAG GACTGGAACCCGAGCACGGCCAGGGTGCAGTGTTTTGACGAGGCCTGCAACATGGTAGCCGATTTCATCCCTGCGGACAGGAAGCTGAGTGAGGCTGGATTCAAGGCCAGTAGGGATCGACTCTTCCAGCTGCTCCTCAAGGGAGTCCTCTACGAGTGCTGTGTGGAGTTCTGCCAG AGCAAGGCAACAGGCGAGGAGATCACGGAGGGCGAGGTCCTCCTGGGTGTTGACATGCTCTGCGGTAACGGCTGTGACGACCTagacctgtctctgctctcctgGATGCAGAACCTCTCCCACACCGTCTTCTCCTGCGCCTTCGAACAGAAGCAACTCAACATCCACGTGGACCGCTTGGTCAAGCCCACAAAGACCGGCTACGCCGACCTCCTCACCCCGCTCATCAGCAAACTGTCTCCGTACCCCTCCTCCCCAATGCGCCGGCCCCAGTCCGCTGACACCTACATGTCCCGCTCTTTGAACCCCGCGCTGGACGGGCTGTCTTACGGGCTGTCCAGCCAGGATAAGAGAGCGAGTGGCGGGGAGACAGCGCCGGGGAAAGGAGTCTCTCCCATGTCACACTCGTTTGCCAACTTCCACTACCCCGGAGCAGGAGGGCAGAGTCTGAGCAGGAGTCTCATGATGGAGAGCTCTGACTGCCACAGCATCTTTGAGGAATCACCTGAAAC GTCCAGGACAGACACACCCGTGGACAAGATGATGAGTTCGGGCGGAGCTCAGAACCTGCGTCCTGCCTCAGCTCCGGGCGAGGACGCACCATCAGCTGACTCTGCTGACAGGAACGAG CTTCGCGAATCAACAGAGAAGTATGAGGAGTACTATCGGCAGCGCTTTCGTGTGCAGCAGCACCtggagcagaagcagcagcagaggcaatTGTACCAGCAGATGCTGCTGGAGGGAGGCGTCCTGCTGGAGGGAGGCGTCCAGCAGGAGCCGCCGCCCAGCGACATGCagcacagcctcacagagaAGTTCCTCAACAG GTCCATCCAGAAGCTGGAGGAGCTCAATGTGGGGATGGAGGATTTAGGAGAGGAGGTGAAGTCTCTGGCCCAGCAGTGTAATGGCAACGGGAACACGCCCGCCTCTGAGGACAATAACAACCCTCCGCCTGTGACCCTGGAGAAGACCCAAGAAGGAGGGGTGCTCAGCAGCACTCCACAACGCACCGTGGGGGGCCGCCTGGTCCCGCCTCCAAATGAGTCCCCTGTCGTCTCCCAGAG tgagcagaaagaaaaagaaggtcAACAAGATGACTCTCCAGGCTCCTTATCCCGAAGTAAAGAG GGCGACCAGACCAAAAGCCTGTTTGTGCCGGTGCACACTCTGGAAGATACTCAGGCCATTCGAGCTGTCGCCTTTCACCCGTCTGGGTCGCTCTACGCCGCGGGATCCAACTCCAAAACTCTACGCGTCTGTGCTTATCCAGAAACATTAGACACAAG TGGTTCAAGTCCACCGAAGCAGCCGGTGGTCCGCTTCAAGAGGAACAAACACCACAAAGGGTCCATCTACTGTGTGGCCTGGAGCCACTGTGGGCAGCTGCTGGCTACAGGCTCCAATGACAAATATGTCAAAGTCCTACCTTTTAGTGCAGAGACATGCAACGCCACAG GCCCAGACCTGGAGTTCAGCATGCATGACGGCACCATAAGAGACCTCGCCTTCATGGAGGGTCCAGAAAGTGGAGGAGCCATCTTGATCAGCGCCGGAGCTGGAGACTGTAACATCTACACCACCGACTGTCAGAGAGGACAGGGTCTGCACGCCCTCAGTGGACACACAG GTCACATTCTGTCTCTGTATACGTGGGGAGGCTGGATGATCGCCTCTGGCTCGCAAGACAAGACGGTGCGTTTCTGGGACCTCAGGGTGCCCAGCTGTGTCCGAGTAGTGGGAACTGCTTTCCATGGCTCAg GCAGTCCTGTTGCCTCGGTAGCAGTCGATCCTAGTGGTCGTCTCCTATCGACGGGACAGGAAGACAGTGCATGCATGCTGTACGACATCCGAGGAGGACGAATCGTCCAGGTGTACCGGCCGCACTCCAGCGATGTGCGATCCGTCAGGTTCTCTCCTGGAGCGCACTACCTGCTAACTGGCTCCTACGACACAAAGGTCATAGTCAGCAACCTCCAAG gTGACCTGACAAAGCCGTTGCCTCAGACTGTGGTGGGAGAGCACGGTGACAAGGTGATTCAATGTCGATGGCACACACAAGACCTGtccttcctctcatcctctgcTGACCGCACTGTTACACTCTGGACACACAacccataa